gaaagattgcTCACTTGTACGATATGATTGACTACCAAGATGCTACCAATGTCGACGACAAAGGAGTGCAATTCACCATCAGGTCTGTTTTCGTTATTGAcccaaagaagaagattagACTAATCTTGGCCTACCCAGCAAGCACTGGTAGAAACACTGCCGAGGTTTTGCGTGTGGTTGACTCATTGCAAACCGGCGACAAATACAAAGTTACTACTCCAATCAACTGGGTTCCAGGTGATGATGTCATTGTGCACCCAACGGTCTCAAACGAAGAGGCAAAGACTCTTTTCCCTAAATTCAGAATCATCAAGCCATACTTGAGATTGACCCCATTGGATGTTAAAGAGGAATAAACTACTAGATTGACTGgttcaaattttttgtttagtaAATGcgaataatttttttttttattatgaAAAATGTACATATACcatgtatgtatattgAAACTCTTTGATTTTATAAATGTAGTGCTCTAGAAGGACTTGGGgtagaagaaagaaaaaaaaaacgatagaaaagaaaataaaaaaaaaaaagaaaaatccaTTCAGTTTGATGTCAAGTACTTTATCTAGTCTACCTTTGGCACATTTTTATCTActtattcatttattttttgatacttttttttttgctttctctctcactctctttttctctccgTATTCATCCATCAGGCTTTCTCGACACATCAAACTTTGTTTCATACACCTAATTCGCTGATGTTACTCAATAACTGTTGTAGACATCTTCGTGTCGCTGCGTCATCATGCAATATTCCAGAAAATGTACCATCTCTCAAAGGTTCGGGTAAGATATTTGCCAACGCTTTTCTCGCTTCAAGATTATCCGATAACCGCATATAACACCTAATAACATGTTTCAACAATCGACCTGAGCTATTTGATGACGAAGGTTGTGGTGTTTGGCCCTGTATTCCTTGCTGCGCATGTTGGTTGCCGAGGCCATTGGCTGTCACCGTGCTACTCAATTGCTCCACCATTTTGGATAGCACTGATGCCACGGTATGGAACCTTTCAAAAGTTGTGCACACATAGTTGAGTCCTTGGTCGTCTAGTAATATCTTCTGTAATATGAAGATAGCAACTGTCTTTGATAACTCTGAGGAAATCTCCATAATGTTCAAGCACAACGGCACAATCTCTGTTGTCAATAAAAAGTTGATAACTTCGGGTGTATCATTTTTCACCAAGGCACCAATCACACCCAAACTTGTGAGTCTTAAATACTCAAATGAGCGTTGTCGAGCATTTGTCGACAAGAATGGATACAAGTATAACGGCAAATTGGCACTTAGGAAAAGCCCACGGGTTTGTACATTGGAGGCAACACATTGAAGCAACGCTAAGGCATTACATACTCTGTTTGAAGCAGATGCACTCAAGTTTGGTGGGTCAAGGTAAGGATAGACGCTAACAATTTCCTCTAGTAGAACCGTAATTACACCAAACGAGTTCCACAAGACCAAAGCCAAGTCATCGTATTgttctctctttttacCTAGTTCAAGAAGCGCTTTTTCCCTATTCGGACTTGAGACTAGCTCCGTAATCCATTGGTAGATTTGATCATCGTTTAATGCCATGCCCGAGGCAACATTGGTCTTGTCTTGTTTAAATTCTGCCATTGGTGGTGGCCAATTTGAGATGTGATTCTGAGACTTTGGAGTTTGTGCACTTGCTGTACTATACATATCTTTTCTCCGTAACTGGACTTATACAGCCTTTTATGCTGTTACTTCCTATAAACACCTGAATTTGGTAATTTAGATTTAAACTATCTGAAGGGGTATTCGAAACGAGAAGCAAATATCCTATCCAGTTTCctcaaaatttgaaaacttagtttaatttttttcttcctttctttcttttctctctctttgaTTTGggatttattttttattatcgTTCATGAGAACTCTCGCACACATTTTCtgtgtttttattttttattttttattttttattttttattttccctTCCCTTGACTTCAAGCCCGCACTCAACCTCTGTAGTtcggagagagagagagagagaatggAAGGGAAATGAGTGGAAGAGCCAAAAATAGGCAAAACTGTATCTGAGCATGTAAAACTAAGTAAGCGCAAGtacaagcaaacaaaaagaacggagtctacaacaactatgcCGCATGAAATCTATTCCTATTCATTGTCGGATCTCGATGATCTCGAGAACGAACTCCAATTTTCTAAGTTCAACTCTTCTATTGCTTGGGAATTGGGTGTTTTAGCACGCGAAACATGTCAAAAGGAATATCCTCAAAAGCCAATAGTCATTGATATTACATTGGTTAGTGGCCAAACATTGTTCCATACTGCAGTTGCTTCCGGGGCACAgtttgataatgatgagTGGATTCGCAGAAAGTACAAGACTACCTTTAGGTTTGGAAAGTCAAGTTTCTACATGGGCCAGAAGTTGCGCGGAAAACAAGGCAAATCAATGGAGGAGGCTTACTATGTTTCATCTAAAGAGTACGCTTTCCACGGAGGAAGTGTGCCGTTGAAGTTGGTAGGATTCGATAACTTATTGGGTGCGCTCACAATCAGCGGTTTGGCTCAAGAGGAAGATCATTTGATGGCAGTGAAGATCTTGAAATTGTACACATCGAGACAAAAGTAGTCCTAAAATTAGAAGTTGGGAGTCAAACGTGGAGTCTGATTAgataataattttttaaaaaaagattagtATGCACAtaaatcattgtttttcaagaatttttctcttctgcCCTCTTCTACATTAAAGCATTAAAAAACTACAAATAGTTAAGATGGCACTGTTATTACAGATGTGACGATCTCTAGTTGTTTGAGTTGAGATAGCTCGACTCCATATGGGTTTCGgatatttttcaacaagtcCTACTATATATATCTCTCCCGCGCAATTTGCACAACTGTGAATAGTGCGAAATTCAAaatgaaagagaagaacaccaaaatatatttttaaaagaaagggatgaaaaaaaaaaaattatttgtatcagaaaaactaaaaaaaaaaaaaaaaaaaatttcaaaaggAGCTCTCTAGATATAGTTTCCCACCCCTCCCTCCATTGCAAAAGGATACACACTTTTTTCATCCTTGTACAATACCAGTAATGTCTTTTATTAGAGGACTTTTTGATCAAGCTAAGAGTTCGATTCTCATAAAGAACAATGTTCTTGGTAGTGTCGAGCAGATTCGTACTGCGACCAAAAGAGCGGCTGGTTCAAAAACCAACAATAAGGACTCAGCAGGAAGAAGGTTAGGACCAAAAGCACACGAAGGTCACCCCGTGAAACCCGGTCAAATCATAATGAGGCAGAGAGGTACTGTTATTCACCCAGGGGAGAATGTTAGACTTGGTAAAGACCACACAATCTATGCTGTTGAACCAGGTTATGTTAGGTTTTACTATGATCCTTTCCACCCTAGAAGAAAATATGTTGGAGTTGCCCTTACCAAGGACATAAGGTTCCCCAAGGACCATTTTGCTCCAAATTTGAGGAGGTTCGGGTATGTACCAATCACCGATACAGCCTTGGCCAAAGAAGCCGAAGCAGAGAAGCTGAGAAAGGAGGAGTTATTATCACccaaattggaaaagattCAACGAAGGAAGCAATGGGTTCGTAACAATAGATTGAAGAATTTCAAGGAGCAGGTTGCAAGCGAATATAAGTTGGATTTTGGTGAGCAGGAGATGAAATTGGCCGCAGAACGCTTGGTGAACATTTTGGAATTGATCGAGAACCGCGATCCCTTAACTGCAGCCAAGATGCAGGTTACTTATAACAAATTGTATGACTTCAAACTCCAGTATAGAAACCTGGAATTGAGCCAGGAGGAGTTTGAAAATGCCAAACAGAATTATATGAATTTGGCCAAGAAAGTAGATGATGCTGTTTGCGTGTCCGTAGATGGAGTACTATACAAGAGTAGGACCGAGGAAGAGAATGAAGAacttaaaaagaaattattgTCACAATTGGAGACGCTTTATGAGACCGAGGCTGCAAGCAACGAGTACAGATCCAAAGCTCAGCTGCTTGTTGAGACACCTGGCGCCTTTGACTTGACCGAGCGCGAACAGttgaaacaacaatttgtACCCAAGAGATTACCACTTGATGCCCCAGGAACAGTCATTAAAGATATTGATCTCAAGAATGTACCTGAAaacgttgttgttgagagGATCTACGATGAAGAGGCCGGAAAAGTTAGGATTTTTGGACGTCCAAAGACTGTGTTTGCATaaaaagattgaagaaacaaaccaTTTATTTTAGAAGCAAGCGTATATggatgtatgtatatataaaaccAATTGAATAAATTTGAATAATTTATCAAACGGTCGTTGAAGTaagtttttggttttttttttttgtttgatatTTTTTCGGATCTCGTAAATAAACAGCTCATTTCTGAACAAGTGCCCAACATTAAACTGCAATAACTATAAAACTGCAATAAAAACGATTCGTGTCTGTTGTTCGCGtccataattttttttttgtctttttttttgtctttttctctctctctctctctctctctctctctctctctctctctctctctctctttctctcgattttttatttatttatttacaaTTGGAAAGGAAActaaaacaaattttttttgttatcaACAATTATCGGAAGTCGTTTGGACCAATTGAGGTAAATCAACTTtcacagcaacagcaacaacaacaactgcaattAAACTGGCAATTAAAGTGGcgataataacaacaatagtaCCGATAGTTGCAGTAAGATGACGGATTTGCCATTTGGTATCACTACTGAAAACCCTGTTGttcaaaattacaaaagagTGTTGATCACTTACCAgaaatttgttgatgagtCTGTGCCTCACACCAACTACAGATGGCTGGGTTTTGCtattttgctctttttgttcATGACAAGGGTTTTCTTAGCGCAAGGCTGGTATATTATCTGCTATGCTCTTGGAATCTACTTgttaaatttgtttttggcgTTTCTCACACCAAAGTTTGACCCATCATTGGAACAAGAGATGAAAAATGAATCTATTGAAGAAGGTATCGATGGCTCAGATctgcaacagcaacaactgcaCCAGCTGCTGCAACAAGGTTCAAGCGGAGACGAGGAATTCCGTCCTTTCATCAGAAGGTTACCCGAATTCAAGTTCTGGTACAATGCCACAAGAGCTACAttgttgagtttggtcTTGTCATTTTTTGCTATTTTCGACATCCCAGTGTTTTGGCCAATCTTGTTGATGTATTTCATCATTTTATTCACCTTGACCATGAGAAAGCAAATTCAACACATGGTGAGGTATAAATACCTACCTTTCGATTTTGGCAAGACTCGTTACAGAAAGGGTTAGTAGTGGGagaagtttttttttttttttttgatgagTTCATGCTTTCTGTTCACATGGCCATTTATTCTGTATACTTGTATAAttttctattattattcttgtTCCTCATCAATATTCATTGGACATTTTTATCACTATCGATCTTATTTACACCATCGAGACAACAGTAAAAACAGAACAGCGGTGCTTGTAGTTTTGTACAAATGCGAATgaaaaagcagaaaaagcaaaataagaaaaaaagaagaagaagaaaaaaaaaaaagagtggGAGAACCGTATACGGATGGAAGCTCCAGTAATGGGAAACTGGGTGGAGATTATCCGTCGATGGATAATGCATGAAGAAAGGGTAAAGTAGCTTGACTCCAGACCACTATCTACTTAATCTTGGATTTAAATACGAGCTGCTATGCAATATGGATGCTCTAATTATTGCAGTTCCTATTACTTACTGTAGAGTGTCCTTACTTTCCGCGTCTAAATTGAAGGATACTAAAaggaaatatatatatatatatatatctatctatatatattaaaagcaaaaaatatTACTTAGGGATCCTGGTGTATGAGAACGtacaatttttgaaatagtTTCTCTCACTTTTACCTCTACCTTACCATACCCCACTGCACCCTAGTATACTCTCGTATACTATTTCGTCCTTACGATCATTCTCGTCTGCTCTATCTTTATTGCCCTCTGCTTTCACCTTGTACCACTACTTTCTCTGcttcttcctttgtttttctaaAATTCCACGTTTAACCTTGTAGTAAAAGTGTGCTTAATTTTCTATGGAAAAGTGCGCTGAGGCAATATTACATAAGCTTGCCCTTATTATAAATTGGTCGGCGATAATCTCGCCAAACCAACACCGAAAATCCACACCAATAGTAACTACActgccctttttttttttccttttcaaatttcGTAGTCTGCAACGCCCCTtgccatttccatttccatttccatttttatttttatttttattttcatttctattTCGATTTCAATATCAtaactattattattattgcaATCATAGCTACGATCACAATTGCCAGTACCTGATTTAACAGATATCAATGAGTCGTGCTGAGGTTGATTTGCAGACAAGTGTCAAGAAAGCTTGTAATAGCGATGAAGTGCCACCAAAGCGTAAGCATGTCCGAGCATGTATTGTCTACACATGGGACCACAAGAATTCACGTGCATTTTGGAATGCAGTCAAGATCCAGCCTTTGCAGAGCTCGGAAATCCAGTTGTTCAAAGCATTGATAATGATCCATAAGGTATTGCAAGAAGGTCATCCAAACACACTTAAAGATGCGTTCCGCAACAGAGACTTTATCGGGTCCTTGGCAACGGTTTTTCCTAGTCACGGACTGGCATATGGAAAATTGATATACCAGTACGACAAGTATCTTTTGCAGAAATTGGATTTCCACCGCAACAATCCAGGTTTTAATGGTACTTTTGAGTACGAGGAATACCTTTCCTTGAGAGCTGTAAATGATCCGAACGAAGGTTACGAGTCAATTTTGCAGTTGATGGATCTTCAAGATCTGATCAATGACTTGCAACAACTTATTTTTGCTACTATCCACCAAAGCCGCAACAATTTGTGTAAAGTTAGTGCTTTGGTGCCTTTGATTTCGGAGTCATATGGTATATACAAGTTCTGCATCTCAATGCTCAGAGCTTTGTATCAGCAATTGGGCGAGGATGAAGCACTCAAGGTATTGTTTGATAGGTTTGAATCGCAGCATTTCATGCTTCGTGATTTCTACACAGATTGCCATTcaataaaatttttgacaagCTTGATAACTATACCTCGTCTCCCCAATAGTTCACCCGATTTAATGGTCCAAGAGGACGGCCAGCCAGCTCCACGCGCCCGTTCTGTGAGTGATCTTGGTGATAATCACCAGCTTTCGCAAATATCGTCTCGTGCCACTCCGAGCCTCGCCGAGGAACCTTTTACTGCGCCACCTGAATCCGTTGACAATTTGTACACTGAACGTAATGACAATTTGtaccagcaacaacaagagcaagagcaacTTCAGCAACAATTGGAGCTCCAAAGACAACAgcaattgcaacaacaggagcagcagcagagATTGTTTGAACAGCAGCAGCGGGAGCAAGAGCGTAGATTCATGGAAGAGCAAAGGGCCCTCCAAATGCAGCAAACCCAGCAAAACCAAGGTCGTGTAGCGGAGTTGGAGCGTGATTTGCTCATGTTCAAGAGCCAATATGACAATGATCAGCTGCTTTTGCAACAGTACGATTCAAGAGTGAAAAGTTTGGAGAATGAGTTAGCTGCCTTCAATGACACAGCAGCACAACAAGTCAACTCCAAGAGCGAGCAAATAAAGAATTTAGAAGACCAAATCGCAAATTGGACCAAGAAGTATGAGTCCCTTGCCAAGCTTTATTCACAGTTGCGTCAAGAAcatttgaatttgttggccaagttcaaaaaaattcaacaaaaaattagCAGTGCTCAGGAGTCCATcttgaagaaggagaaactAGAGAAGGATCTTAAGGCTAAGAATATTGAGTTGGCAGATTTGATCCGTGAAAGAGACAGAGCTAGACTCGAATTGGATAGAGTCAGGGCGGGCAAGGATCAAGAAATTGAGAAGCTTGAAACACAAATAAGAGAACTCAATGTGTCTGCATCGGAGTCAGGAAAGTTGCAGAATATGAATCTTAGTTCACTCATGGCCAAACACGAACGAGAATTGAGTGACTTGCAACTGCAGCTcaaggaaagaaacaacaagcTCGAGCAATTGGGCGACTTAAACGGGTTGGAAGCCAAATTGAGAGATAAGGATATTGAGTTGGAAATCGCCAACCAATCTCTTGAAGCAGCATACCAAGAACTCACCCGGTTCAAGGAAGACCAAGATGATATTGTGAATGCAGAGATTGACCACATTATCATGGAGCATCTATCCAAATTCAAGGGGTTGattgatttatttttggacaacaatatcaaaagGGTGTTGGACACAAAGCGTCAGCTTACCTTACCGGGCCACACCGGAACTTATGGTTCATCTCCCGAACATTTACTTTCCATCATTGAGCAATGCTCAGACGTGGCAACTGATTTGGCATCGACATTCAACGAATACATTGCGGAAAATAACAACCAAGACGAAGAAgtgttttccaaaatcaTTTTGAATACTTCCTCGTTGGCAACTTTTTTGAACGAGTTGGCATTGAACGCCAAGGCTTTTGCAAAGGGTTCGCCCAGCGCAGACGAAGAGTCTATATTGCTGCAAATGAGCAATATTTTGGACGATGCGGAAAATTACTATTCCGGCTTGAAAACTAACGAGTTGGACAAGTTTAAATCTGACGACGACAAGATTGACGCTGTCATTGATCTCAATCTCGAGTTGCAAACCTCAATGAAACTACTAGGAGGACTCTTTGACGAATTGCGGAGCTCAAGTGCAATTGATTTCAAGGGTGGTAACTTAGAGGATCTTTTGGACAGAGAATTGAGCCAAACTGTGAAGACTGTTGATCATGCATCACAATTCTTGACAAACTTAATGAAAGACGTTACCATTTACGGCGGAGACGTCAAGGTGCACGAAGCGCTTCTTGCCTGTGCCAAAGCGATAACAGATGCAGTTGCCCGTTTGATAAAAGCTTCGGTGTCTTCACAAAAGGAGATTGTCGATAGAGGAATGGGCAAACAGTCTCGAACGGAGTTttacaagaagaacaacagaTGGACGGAAGGTCTCATCAGTGCCGCTAAGGCAGTAGCCGGAGCAACTAACATCTTGATCCATACTTCAGATGGGGTGTtgagacaaaaaaacagcCACGAAGAGTTGATTGTTGCGTCTAATGAGGTTGCGGCATCTACCGCACAACTAGTGGCAGCTTCGAGAGTCAAGGCCGACTTTGTTTCCAAGTCTCAGAACACGTTGGAGGATGCGTCAACCAGTGTCACCTCAGCATGCAAAGCTCTCGTCGAACAAGTTAGAAGTTTGTtaaagaaggaggaggaggtaGAGACGATTGACCTCAGCAAACTTACTCCATATGAGGGTAAGACAATTGAAATGGAGCAACAAGTCCTCATATTGAAATTGGAGAATAAGCTTCTTTCTGCCAGAAAACGCTTGGGTGAAATTAGAAGACATGGTTACAGAGACGATAACAGCGATGATGAGTAAACCGTAGGTGCGAGGAATGAAACGTTTTATTTAGTATCTGTATAGTAATTTTAGAAAAAGTCACATAAAATTTACGATTTAAACAACCcttgaaacaaaatacgGAAGCAACAATCACATTAACCACTACATTTTTGCTCTCCCTATACGCAGCAATTGCCGAAACACTATATTGCCAAAGACTCATTAAAATACTACTAGTATATCACCATGATAAAATTTAGACAACAAATAGtttacaaaaataaatatcaCTATATTTGACCAAGCTTATAACGAACGGTAAACACAAaatctttcaaaaaatacaaCGGCATATTCTGACCATACACATTGCAATTAAAAACAGAGATAAATAGAACTCAATATGAAAGATACTAAGCATTACTCACAAACCTTGAATATCACAGACTATGAAGAGGTTTTTTGAGAGCAACAGCCGTCGCATAGAATGGAATGGGGGTTTCAAACACTACCGCTGGCGAACATTAAAAATCAACAAGTCAAAATCGGTCggaaaaattacaaatatcTCGTCACAAGAACTAAATTCAACCCTATCTTTGCTTTCTAAATTGCCAATCgacaaactaaaaaaaagaagttcAAAACAAACGACGTTATAAATGCTTTACTTAAACATCTACAATGAAAATGAGATCGCTCTATTAAGCCATTTTCAGAGATGCATGGGAAGCAAAATATAGCACAAGAAGATCATTCCCCCCAAAATTCCCCCAATTGAAATATGTCTAGATCAAATATATTAAACCAAAATGGAAGGAATTCGATAATTAGAAAGAACAGATATTTGTCTTCATAATTCAACAATTCGATGTTAATAATTTTCACGTATCTACATGTAAAAAGACTGTTATTGAAATAC
This DNA window, taken from Lodderomyces elongisporus chromosome 7, complete sequence, encodes the following:
- the PRX1_2 gene encoding peroxiredoxin 1, translating into MSDSKQHTTLRLGSTAPDFKAETSNGPISFHEYLGDSWAVLFSHPDDFTPVCTTELGAFAKLEPEFAKRNVKLIGLSANNSDSHKAWIKDIDEVTGSKLSFPIVADPERKIAHLYDMIDYQDATNVDDKGVQFTIRSVFVIDPKKKIRLILAYPASTGRNTAEVLRVVDSLQTGDKYKVTTPINWVPGDDVIVHPTVSNEEAKTLFPKFRIIKPYLRLTPLDVKEE
- the RCD1 gene encoding Cell differentiation protein rcd1 (BUSCO:EOG09263Q8J), giving the protein MYSTASAQTPKSQNHISNWPPPMAEFKQDKTNVASGMALNDDQIYQWITELVSSPNREKALLELGKKREQYDDLALVLWNSFGVITVLLEEIVSVYPYLDPPNLSASASNRVCNALALLQCVASNVQTRGLFLSANLPLYLYPFLSTNARQRSFEYLRLTSLGVIGALVKNDTPEVINFLLTTEIVPLCLNIMEISSELSKTVAIFILQKILLDDQGLNYVCTTFERFHTVASVLSKMVEQLSSTVTANGLGNQHAQQGIQGQTPQPSSSNSSGRLLKHVIRCYMRLSDNLEARKALANILPEPLRDGTFSGILHDDAATRRCLQQLLSNISELGV
- the MRPL2 gene encoding 54S ribosomal protein L2 mitochondrial (BUSCO:EOG09264ZDZ), whose product is MSFIRGLFDQAKSSILIKNNVLGSVEQIRTATKRAAGSKTNNKDSAGRRLGPKAHEGHPVKPGQIIMRQRGTVIHPGENVRLGKDHTIYAVEPGYVRFYYDPFHPRRKYVGVALTKDIRFPKDHFAPNLRRFGYVPITDTALAKEAEAEKSRKEELLSPKLEKIQRRKQWVRNNRLKNFKEQVASEYKLDFGEQEMKLAAERLVNILELIENRDPLTAAKMQVTYNKLYDFKLQYRNSELSQEEFENAKQNYMNLAKKVDDAVCVSVDGVLYKSRTEEENEELKKKLLSQLETLYETEAASNEYRSKAQSLVETPGAFDLTEREQLKQQFVPKRLPLDAPGTVIKDIDLKNVPENVVVERIYDEEAGKVRIFGRPKTVFA
- a CDS encoding uncharacterized protein (BUSCO:EOG09265ANI); the encoded protein is MTDLPFGITTENPVVQNYKRVLITYQKFVDESVPHTNYRWSGFAILLFLFMTRVFLAQGWYIICYALGIYLLNLFLAFLTPKFDPSLEQEMKNESIEEGIDGSDSQQQQSHQSSQQGSSGDEEFRPFIRRLPEFKFWYNATRATLLSLVLSFFAIFDIPVFWPILLMYFIILFTLTMRKQIQHMVRYKYLPFDFGKTRYRKG
- the SLA2 gene encoding sla2 Src-like adaptor 2 (BUSCO:EOG09261A3K), whose amino-acid sequence is MSRAEVDLQTSVKKACNSDEVPPKRKHVRACIVYTWDHKNSRAFWNAVKIQPLQSSEIQLFKALIMIHKVLQEGHPNTLKDAFRNRDFIGSLATVFPSHGSAYGKLIYQYDKYLLQKLDFHRNNPGFNGTFEYEEYLSLRAVNDPNEGYESILQLMDLQDSINDLQQLIFATIHQSRNNLCKVSALVPLISESYGIYKFCISMLRALYQQLGEDEALKVLFDRFESQHFMLRDFYTDCHSIKFLTSLITIPRLPNSSPDLMVQEDGQPAPRARSVSDLGDNHQLSQISSRATPSLAEEPFTAPPESVDNLYTERNDNLYQQQQEQEQLQQQLELQRQQQLQQQEQQQRLFEQQQREQERRFMEEQRALQMQQTQQNQGRVAELERDLLMFKSQYDNDQSLLQQYDSRVKSLENELAAFNDTAAQQVNSKSEQIKNLEDQIANWTKKYESLAKLYSQLRQEHLNLLAKFKKIQQKISSAQESILKKEKLEKDLKAKNIELADLIRERDRARLELDRVRAGKDQEIEKLETQIRELNVSASESGKLQNMNLSSLMAKHERELSDLQSQLKERNNKLEQLGDLNGLEAKLRDKDIELEIANQSLEAAYQELTRFKEDQDDIVNAEIDHIIMEHLSKFKGLIDLFLDNNIKRVLDTKRQLTLPGHTGTYGSSPEHLLSIIEQCSDVATDLASTFNEYIAENNNQDEEVFSKIILNTSSLATFLNELALNAKAFAKGSPSADEESILSQMSNILDDAENYYSGLKTNELDKFKSDDDKIDAVIDLNLELQTSMKLLGGLFDELRSSSAIDFKGGNLEDLLDRELSQTVKTVDHASQFLTNLMKDVTIYGGDVKVHEALLACAKAITDAVARLIKASVSSQKEIVDRGMGKQSRTEFYKKNNRWTEGLISAAKAVAGATNILIHTSDGVLRQKNSHEELIVASNEVAASTAQLVAASRVKADFVSKSQNTLEDASTSVTSACKALVEQVRSLLKKEEEVETIDLSKLTPYEGKTIEMEQQVLILKLENKLLSARKRLGEIRRHGYRDDNSDDE